A stretch of Microbacterium caowuchunii DNA encodes these proteins:
- the crcB gene encoding fluoride efflux transporter CrcB, producing MNAGVFLLAVLGGGIGASLRFILDGLIMRRVHNGYPWGTFIINSTGSLILGFLTGLSDSSVLDSAWLFIIGGGVMGGYTTFSTAMVDTVHMLQKRTYGRALWNAIGMIVVTVVLALLGLLLGRAV from the coding sequence ATGAACGCCGGCGTGTTCCTCCTCGCGGTGCTCGGTGGTGGCATCGGCGCATCCCTCCGGTTCATCCTGGACGGGCTCATCATGCGGCGGGTCCACAACGGCTATCCGTGGGGCACGTTCATCATCAACAGCACGGGCTCGCTGATCCTCGGGTTCCTCACCGGTCTGTCGGACTCCTCCGTGCTGGACTCCGCCTGGCTGTTCATCATCGGGGGCGGCGTCATGGGCGGATACACGACGTTCAGCACCGCGATGGTCGACACGGTGCACATGCTGCAGAAGCGCACCTACGGCCGGGCGCTGTGGAACGCCATCGGGATGATCGTGGTCACCGTCGTGCTCGCTCTGCTCGGGCTGCTGCTGGGCCGAGCCGTGTGA
- a CDS encoding fluoride efflux transporter FluC → MTSVEHARDSAQPNPKPAYAQPRLILYVLLGGAIGTAGREGLSLAMPSDGGVPWAVLIVNLLGAFILGFLLTALAARTPETPGRRDLRLFAGTGMMGGFTTYSSLATDTATLYETHAGIATAYGLGSVIGGILTAFLGVLLGGALSRPASTGRAAA, encoded by the coding sequence ATGACCTCCGTCGAACACGCGCGCGACAGCGCGCAGCCGAATCCGAAACCCGCCTACGCCCAGCCACGACTGATCCTCTACGTCCTGCTGGGCGGCGCGATCGGCACCGCCGGGCGCGAAGGGCTCTCGCTCGCGATGCCGTCCGACGGCGGGGTGCCCTGGGCGGTCCTGATCGTCAACCTCCTCGGCGCGTTCATCCTGGGATTCCTGCTGACCGCGCTCGCCGCCCGCACACCGGAGACGCCCGGACGGCGTGATCTGCGGCTTTTCGCCGGGACGGGGATGATGGGCGGCTTCACCACCTACAGCTCGCTGGCGACCGACACCGCGACGCTCTACGAGACGCACGCGGGGATCGCGACGGCGTACGGGCTCGGCAGCGTCATCGGGGGCATCCTGACCGCGTTCCTCGGCGTGCTGCTCGGCGGCGCGCTGTCCCGTCCCGCATCGACCGGCAGGGCCGCCGCATGA
- a CDS encoding YhgE/Pip family protein, with translation MSAAELRRLVSTPLSAVALLALLCVPILYGGFYLWANQDPYDRLGGIPAVVVVNDDGAEIEGTQRNLGDEIAQELLNSKTFAWSEAGQKKAETGLVDGRYEFAIVIPKDFSASIASLTGADPRQGLIELRTNDANNYLASTIGSQAVQRVQTVIARKVVDAAAGAVLDGLAEIRVKLVEAASGAAQISDGLATAGTGVGELRTGAQELADGTVRLRDGAQTLSSGSQQVAGGVREIDRIADEAGAIAAAATADLPRLQSDIAQVLTDAGLSQPQIDQVLASLAPVGERIRAVDARLQNAVGRIDRLAAGAGEVASGAGELSSGLESASSGAQQLVGGLDQLGAGIGELSSGAGELTTGLEDGVGEVPDSTLETRRAQSAMLADPVRIETSALAQAQNYGAGLAPFFAALAAWIGIYALFLIVKPVSRRALTAMDAPVRVTIAGWLTPALLGAVQMLGLFAVLAVALGFRFANPVAVLGLLVFASACYTWIILALNVWLGAVGQFLGLVLMVLQLVTAGGTFPWQTLPAPLAALHEVLPMGFVVDALRQVMYGGDLSRVWTDMGVVLAWAMVAAIATAAGVSRMTRFLTLRDLQPSILQ, from the coding sequence ATGAGCGCAGCGGAGCTGCGCCGGCTCGTCTCCACACCGCTGTCCGCGGTCGCGCTGCTGGCGCTCCTGTGCGTACCCATCCTCTACGGCGGCTTCTACCTCTGGGCGAACCAGGACCCGTACGACCGGCTGGGGGGGATCCCCGCCGTCGTGGTGGTGAACGACGACGGCGCCGAGATCGAGGGGACCCAGCGGAATCTGGGGGACGAGATCGCGCAGGAACTGCTCAACAGCAAGACCTTCGCCTGGAGCGAGGCCGGTCAGAAGAAGGCGGAGACCGGGCTCGTCGACGGGCGGTACGAGTTCGCGATCGTCATCCCCAAGGACTTCTCCGCCTCCATCGCCTCCCTCACCGGCGCGGACCCGCGCCAGGGACTCATCGAGCTGCGTACCAACGACGCGAACAACTACCTCGCCTCGACGATCGGATCGCAGGCCGTGCAGCGGGTGCAGACGGTCATCGCGCGGAAGGTCGTGGATGCGGCGGCCGGCGCGGTGCTGGACGGGCTCGCCGAGATCCGCGTCAAGCTCGTGGAGGCCGCATCGGGTGCCGCCCAGATCTCCGACGGACTGGCGACGGCCGGCACCGGGGTGGGGGAACTCCGAACCGGCGCGCAGGAACTCGCGGACGGCACGGTCCGGCTGCGGGACGGCGCGCAGACGCTGTCCTCCGGCTCCCAGCAGGTGGCCGGCGGAGTCCGGGAGATCGACCGCATCGCCGACGAGGCCGGCGCCATCGCCGCCGCGGCGACGGCCGACCTGCCCCGTCTGCAGTCGGACATCGCGCAGGTGCTGACGGACGCGGGGCTCAGCCAACCCCAGATCGACCAGGTCCTCGCCTCCCTGGCTCCGGTGGGCGAGCGCATCCGCGCCGTCGACGCGCGCCTGCAGAACGCCGTGGGCCGGATCGACCGTCTGGCCGCCGGCGCGGGCGAGGTGGCCTCTGGTGCCGGGGAACTGTCATCCGGACTGGAATCGGCCTCGAGCGGTGCGCAGCAGCTGGTGGGCGGACTGGACCAGCTCGGCGCCGGGATCGGGGAACTGTCCTCCGGGGCGGGCGAACTCACGACGGGTCTGGAGGACGGCGTCGGCGAGGTCCCGGACAGCACCCTGGAAACCCGGCGCGCGCAGAGCGCGATGCTGGCCGACCCGGTCCGCATCGAGACGAGCGCCCTGGCGCAGGCGCAGAACTACGGGGCGGGACTCGCACCGTTCTTCGCGGCGCTCGCCGCCTGGATCGGCATCTACGCCCTCTTCCTGATCGTGAAGCCGGTCTCCCGGCGAGCGCTCACGGCGATGGACGCCCCCGTGCGGGTGACGATCGCGGGATGGCTGACCCCCGCACTGCTCGGCGCCGTGCAGATGCTGGGGCTGTTCGCGGTGCTTGCGGTGGCGCTCGGGTTCCGGTTCGCCAACCCGGTAGCGGTGCTGGGCCTGCTGGTGTTCGCGTCCGCGTGCTACACGTGGATCATCCTCGCGCTGAACGTCTGGCTCGGGGCGGTCGGTCAGTTCCTCGGACTCGTCCTCATGGTGCTGCAACTGGTCACCGCGGGCGGTACGTTCCCCTGGCAGACGTTGCCCGCCCCGCTCGCGGCACTGCACGAGGTGCTCCCCATGGGCTTCGTCGTCGACGCCCTGCGTCAGGTCATGTACGGGGGAGACCTGTCACGGGTCTGGACCGACATGGGTGTCGTCCTGGCGTGGGCGATGGTCGCCGCCATCGCGACGGCCGCGGGGGTCTCCCGCATGACACGATTCCTCACGCTGCGTGATCTCCAGCCGAGCATCCTGCAATGA
- a CDS encoding dihydrofolate reductase, protein MTAGIGLIWAEAAGGVIGAEGGMPWYVPEDLAHFKEVTAGATVIMGRKTWASLPDAFRPLPGRRNIVVTRNDEWSAPGAEPASSLDAALREATSGDTAGRVWVIGGGEIFRAVIALADRLEVTELDVEVAGDTFAPDRSGWSVVDAQPREGWATSRSGTRYRFLRLERPARGSTQTGT, encoded by the coding sequence ATGACGGCCGGCATCGGACTGATCTGGGCGGAGGCCGCCGGCGGTGTGATCGGTGCGGAGGGCGGCATGCCCTGGTACGTGCCGGAGGACCTGGCGCACTTCAAAGAGGTCACGGCGGGTGCGACGGTCATCATGGGCAGGAAGACCTGGGCCTCGCTGCCGGATGCCTTCCGTCCGTTGCCCGGGCGACGCAACATCGTGGTCACCCGCAACGACGAGTGGTCGGCGCCCGGAGCCGAACCCGCCTCCTCGCTGGATGCCGCGCTGCGCGAGGCGACCAGCGGCGACACCGCCGGACGGGTGTGGGTGATCGGCGGGGGAGAGATCTTCCGTGCCGTCATCGCCCTCGCGGACCGGCTGGAGGTCACCGAGCTCGACGTCGAGGTCGCCGGGGACACGTTCGCGCCGGATCGAAGCGGATGGTCGGTGGTGGATGCCCAGCCTCGCGAGGGCTGGGCGACGTCGCGGTCGGGCACGCGGTACCGCTTCCTGCGACTGGAGCGGCCGGCGAGGGGAAGCACGCAGACCGGGACCTGA
- a CDS encoding thymidylate synthase yields the protein MTKPIPTPYEDLLRDVLEHGTHKDDRTGTGTTSVFGRQLRFDLSQGFPLITTKRVHFASIAYELLWFLRGESNVRWLQEHGVTIWDEWADADGELGPVYGVQWRSWPTPGGEHIDQIALVLDQIRTNPDSRRLLVSAWNPGDIPDMALAPCHAMFQFYVADGKLSCQLYQRSADLFLGVPFNIASYALLTLMVAQQTGLEPGDFVWTGGDCHIYDNHREQVREQLTREPYPYPTLRFARTPESIFDYAYEDFVLEDYRHHPAIRGAVAV from the coding sequence GTGACGAAGCCGATCCCCACCCCGTACGAGGACCTCCTGCGCGACGTGCTGGAGCACGGCACCCACAAAGACGACCGGACGGGCACCGGCACCACCAGTGTGTTCGGCCGTCAGCTCCGGTTCGACCTCTCCCAGGGGTTCCCGCTGATCACCACGAAGCGCGTCCACTTCGCCTCCATCGCCTACGAGCTCCTGTGGTTCCTGCGCGGGGAGTCGAACGTGCGCTGGCTGCAGGAGCACGGTGTGACGATCTGGGACGAATGGGCGGACGCCGACGGCGAGCTCGGTCCGGTGTACGGCGTGCAGTGGCGGTCGTGGCCGACGCCCGGCGGGGAGCACATCGATCAGATCGCCCTCGTGCTCGACCAGATCCGCACGAACCCGGACTCCCGGCGTCTCCTGGTCTCCGCGTGGAACCCGGGCGACATCCCGGATATGGCGCTGGCACCGTGCCATGCCATGTTCCAGTTCTACGTCGCGGACGGGAAGCTGTCCTGCCAGCTGTACCAGCGCAGCGCCGACCTGTTCCTCGGTGTGCCGTTCAACATCGCCTCCTACGCCCTGCTCACCCTCATGGTCGCCCAGCAGACCGGACTCGAACCGGGCGACTTCGTCTGGACCGGCGGGGACTGCCACATCTACGACAACCACCGTGAGCAGGTCCGGGAGCAGCTGACGCGGGAGCCGTACCCGTACCCCACCCTGCGGTTCGCCCGGACCCCCGAGTCGATCTTCGACTACGCCTACGAGGACTTCGTCCTGGAGGATTACCGGCACCACCCGGCGATCCGGGGCGCGGTCGCAGTATGA
- a CDS encoding thioredoxin family protein has protein sequence MDLLTAAAVLTALLVTTLGAGLLLRWRQNRPRRVDPAEPVDPVRLGAAVLGEEATLLQFSTELCSRCPGVHRTLADVAASHPGVLHLDVDLTHRPDIARHFHILQTPTTLLLDGRGIVRTRFGGAPNREVLELELARIREDAHV, from the coding sequence GTGGACCTCCTGACCGCCGCCGCCGTGCTCACCGCACTGCTGGTGACGACCCTCGGCGCCGGGCTCCTGCTGCGGTGGCGCCAGAACCGCCCCCGCCGGGTGGATCCGGCCGAACCGGTCGACCCCGTGCGTCTGGGCGCCGCGGTCCTCGGCGAGGAGGCCACCCTGCTGCAGTTCAGCACCGAGCTCTGCTCCCGCTGTCCCGGGGTCCACCGCACACTCGCCGACGTGGCCGCTTCCCACCCGGGCGTCCTCCACCTCGACGTCGATCTGACGCATCGTCCCGACATCGCCCGGCACTTCCACATCCTGCAGACCCCGACGACCCTTCTGCTGGACGGTCGCGGCATCGTCCGCACGCGGTTCGGCGGCGCGCCCAACCGCGAGGTCCTGGAGCTGGAGCTGGCCCGCATCCGGGAGGACGCGCATGTCTGA
- a CDS encoding DUF4395 domain-containing protein: protein MSEAAAARIDVRGPRFAAAVTAVLLLTATFLGLTGLSTARSFGWFAYQPLAAASFPADGASWALPSASPAERLLDPAFLLLALIAALFLWGVLSPRTAPWGVFFRRWIQPHLRPATAFEDARPPRFAQGVGLVVTATGLVLHLVGVPWALPVAAALAFVAAALNAVFGLCLGCRIYLLLQRAGLVGRRRAV, encoded by the coding sequence ATGTCTGAAGCGGCCGCGGCGCGGATCGACGTCCGTGGACCACGATTCGCCGCCGCCGTGACGGCGGTGCTCCTGCTCACAGCGACGTTCCTCGGGCTCACCGGCCTGTCCACCGCGCGGTCCTTCGGATGGTTCGCCTACCAGCCTCTGGCCGCCGCATCCTTCCCCGCGGACGGTGCGAGCTGGGCGCTGCCCTCCGCGTCGCCGGCGGAGCGGCTGCTCGATCCCGCGTTCCTCCTGCTCGCTCTGATCGCGGCGCTCTTCCTCTGGGGCGTGCTGTCGCCGCGGACCGCGCCGTGGGGCGTGTTCTTCCGCCGCTGGATACAGCCGCACCTGCGCCCGGCGACGGCGTTCGAGGATGCGCGGCCACCGCGTTTCGCGCAGGGCGTCGGCCTCGTCGTCACCGCGACCGGTCTCGTGCTGCATCTGGTCGGCGTGCCCTGGGCGCTTCCGGTCGCCGCCGCGCTCGCCTTCGTCGCGGCCGCGCTGAACGCCGTCTTCGGGCTCTGCCTCGGATGCCGGATCTACCTGCTGCTGCAGCGCGCCGGTCTCGTGGGGCGGCGCCGCGCCGTCTGA
- a CDS encoding OsmC family peroxiredoxin: MSVTSEATTSWAGSLTDGSGQVALESSNQGPLAVNWKARSEGSTSVTTPEELLAASHSACFSMALSHALSQNGTPPESVETTASVTFIPGTGITGSHLNVNATVPGLSAEDFARLADEAKTGCPVSQALAGIEITLEATLA; this comes from the coding sequence ATGAGCGTGACGAGCGAAGCGACGACGAGCTGGGCGGGAAGCCTCACCGACGGGTCCGGGCAGGTGGCACTCGAGTCCTCCAATCAGGGCCCGCTGGCCGTGAACTGGAAGGCCCGCAGCGAGGGATCGACCTCCGTGACCACGCCCGAGGAGCTGCTGGCGGCCTCGCACTCGGCCTGTTTCAGCATGGCGCTCTCGCACGCGCTGTCCCAGAACGGCACCCCGCCGGAGAGCGTGGAGACGACCGCGTCCGTCACCTTCATCCCCGGCACCGGGATCACCGGCAGCCACCTGAACGTCAACGCGACCGTCCCGGGCCTGTCGGCCGAGGACTTCGCCCGCCTCGCGGACGAGGCCAAGACCGGTTGCCCGGTCTCCCAGGCGCTGGCGGGCATCGAGATCACCCTCGAGGCCACGCTTGCCTGA
- a CDS encoding TIGR01777 family oxidoreductase: MPEPRRVVVAGASGLIGQALAASLRADGVEVVPLVRRPARDAGEIEWLTDARPLDPAVLAGADAVVGLNGASVGRFPWTASYRSRLLWSRLTPTRTLATAIRELGEDAPAFVSASAVGYYGSEPGKVLTESAPAGATFLADLCRRWEHAAMDAGTHARIALLRTAPVVHPRGVLAPLMLLTRFGLSGPIGRGTQVWPWISLDDEVAAIRHVLATDISGPVNLTGPTRATANDLGFALARRMNRPYVVRAPAWALRALLGRDATEALLTNDQDVRPEVLERTGFRFTHTSVEDAVDAAVPASG; encoded by the coding sequence TTGCCTGAACCCCGCCGCGTCGTCGTCGCGGGCGCCTCGGGCCTCATCGGCCAGGCGCTCGCGGCGTCGCTGCGGGCGGACGGCGTCGAGGTCGTCCCCCTCGTGCGCCGGCCCGCACGCGATGCGGGCGAGATCGAGTGGCTCACCGACGCCCGCCCGCTGGATCCGGCGGTCCTCGCCGGCGCGGACGCCGTCGTCGGGCTGAACGGTGCGAGCGTGGGGCGCTTCCCCTGGACGGCGTCCTACCGCAGCCGCCTGCTGTGGTCCCGGCTCACTCCGACCCGGACCCTCGCGACCGCGATCCGCGAGCTGGGCGAGGACGCCCCGGCGTTCGTCTCCGCATCCGCCGTGGGCTACTACGGATCGGAACCCGGGAAGGTGCTCACCGAGTCGGCGCCCGCCGGAGCCACGTTCCTCGCCGACCTCTGCCGGCGCTGGGAGCACGCGGCCATGGACGCCGGGACGCATGCCCGGATCGCCCTCCTGCGCACCGCACCCGTCGTGCACCCGCGCGGAGTGCTCGCCCCGCTGATGCTGCTCACCCGGTTCGGACTGTCGGGACCGATCGGCCGCGGGACCCAGGTGTGGCCCTGGATCAGCCTGGACGACGAGGTCGCGGCGATCCGGCACGTCCTGGCGACGGACATCTCCGGTCCCGTGAACCTGACCGGACCGACACGGGCGACGGCGAACGATCTGGGCTTCGCGCTCGCCCGCCGGATGAACCGGCCCTACGTCGTGCGCGCACCCGCGTGGGCGCTGCGTGCCCTGCTCGGCCGGGACGCCACCGAGGCCCTCCTCACGAACGATCAGGATGTGCGTCCCGAGGTGCTGGAGCGCACGGGCTTCCGGTTCACCCACACCTCGGTGGAGGATGCGGTCGACGCCGCCGTCCCCGCATCCGGCTGA
- a CDS encoding tetratricopeptide repeat protein: protein MNARIGVAVMTAAFVLYAVLVGQRAWLLLTSGEPVGIAMGAALVILPIIAVWGISRELWFGVRAAALGRRLESEHALPEEELAARPSGRVLREEADAVFPAYREAVERSPEDWRAWYRLGLAYDGSGDRKRARAAVRTAIRLERDAKA, encoded by the coding sequence ATGAACGCGCGCATCGGCGTCGCGGTGATGACCGCGGCCTTCGTGCTCTACGCGGTGCTCGTCGGCCAGCGCGCCTGGCTCCTGCTGACCAGCGGCGAACCGGTCGGGATCGCGATGGGTGCCGCGCTCGTCATCCTGCCGATCATCGCGGTGTGGGGGATATCCCGGGAGCTCTGGTTCGGGGTGCGCGCAGCCGCGCTCGGCCGGCGCCTGGAATCCGAGCACGCCCTCCCCGAGGAGGAACTGGCCGCGCGGCCCAGCGGCCGGGTGCTGCGGGAGGAGGCGGACGCCGTCTTCCCGGCCTACCGCGAGGCGGTCGAACGGTCCCCCGAGGACTGGCGCGCCTGGTACCGGCTCGGACTGGCCTACGACGGGTCCGGCGACCGCAAGCGTGCGCGCGCGGCGGTGCGCACCGCCATCCGGCTCGAGCGCGACGCCAAGGCCTGA
- the dapB gene encoding 4-hydroxy-tetrahydrodipicolinate reductase, with product MTTRVAIVGGTGKLGAVIRAVTEAEDGFEVVASLSSRDDLSAIGEADLVVDASTPAVSLEVVRAAIEHGVNVLVGTSGWSAERIALVRPLVAASGTGAVFVPNFSLGSVMGTALSAAAAPFFASIEIIEAHRETKIDSPSGTAVRTAELIAAARAGVGPVVAPHVDQRARGQQVASVPVHSLRRPGVVARQEVVLSGPGESLSIVHDTIDPALAYAPGIRLALAAARDARGVHVGLDSFLDIGIRIPDGQPAEPPMDDQVPGQVARVTES from the coding sequence ATGACGACGCGCGTGGCCATCGTGGGCGGGACCGGCAAGCTCGGGGCGGTGATCCGCGCCGTGACCGAGGCCGAGGACGGCTTCGAGGTCGTCGCGTCGCTCTCGTCCCGAGACGATCTGAGCGCCATCGGCGAGGCCGATCTGGTCGTGGACGCCTCCACGCCGGCCGTGTCCCTGGAGGTCGTCCGCGCCGCCATCGAGCACGGCGTCAATGTGCTGGTGGGCACGAGCGGGTGGTCGGCGGAGCGGATCGCGCTCGTCCGCCCCCTCGTCGCGGCGTCGGGGACCGGGGCGGTCTTCGTCCCGAACTTCTCCCTCGGCTCCGTCATGGGCACGGCGCTGTCCGCGGCCGCGGCCCCGTTCTTCGCCTCCATCGAGATCATCGAGGCGCACCGGGAGACCAAGATCGATTCCCCGAGCGGCACGGCAGTGCGCACCGCCGAGCTCATCGCCGCCGCCCGCGCGGGGGTGGGACCGGTCGTCGCCCCGCACGTGGACCAGCGGGCGCGGGGGCAGCAGGTCGCCAGCGTCCCGGTGCATTCGCTGCGGCGCCCCGGCGTCGTCGCGCGCCAGGAAGTCGTGCTGTCCGGGCCGGGGGAGTCGCTGTCGATCGTGCACGACACCATCGACCCGGCGCTGGCCTATGCGCCCGGCATCCGGCTGGCCCTCGCCGCCGCTCGTGATGCGCGGGGAGTGCATGTGGGCCTCGACAGCTTCCTCGACATCGGCATCCGCATCCCGGACGGTCAGCCGGCGGAGCCCCCGATGGACGACCAGGTGCCCGGACAGGTCGCCCGCGTCACGGAGTCATGA
- a CDS encoding GNAT family N-acetyltransferase — MSRVRAVAADTPAAQTLLTEYFAARAAGFPGGGYRTVLPDPAVFVPPAGVFLILEDDAGEAIGCGGVRRLEPGPAGIRFEVKHLYVRPTARGAGGGGRLLAELEQHARDLGARELVLDTHHSLEAAAGLYARAGFQSIPAYNDNPNATVWLRKVLV; from the coding sequence ATGTCCCGTGTGCGTGCCGTCGCGGCGGACACCCCCGCCGCCCAGACCCTGCTCACCGAGTACTTCGCCGCGCGCGCCGCCGGATTCCCGGGCGGCGGCTACCGCACCGTCCTGCCGGACCCGGCGGTGTTCGTCCCCCCGGCCGGAGTCTTCCTGATCCTCGAGGACGATGCCGGCGAGGCGATCGGCTGCGGCGGGGTGCGCCGGCTGGAACCGGGCCCCGCCGGGATCCGCTTCGAGGTGAAGCACCTCTACGTCCGGCCGACCGCCCGCGGCGCGGGAGGCGGGGGCCGCCTGCTCGCTGAGCTCGAGCAGCATGCCCGGGACCTCGGCGCCAGAGAGCTCGTGCTCGACACGCATCACTCGCTCGAGGCGGCCGCCGGGCTCTACGCCCGTGCCGGATTCCAGTCGATCCCGGCCTACAACGACAACCCGAACGCGACCGTGTGGTTACGGAAGGTCCTCGTCTGA
- a CDS encoding histidine phosphatase family protein, whose translation MTHYIYLVRHGEHQDAEHGLIDGPLSPRGRRQAELLADRLSGVPFDAVWHSPLVRAAETARTVAERLPAISPEPSALLFDCVPTGMTPETPAAFEPFFGSVTEAEVDAGRAQMADALAAYLVRKTGDVHELLITHNTVIGWFVREVLDAPEWRWMTLNQANCGLTVIAQRPGRPWVLISHNDLSHLPFELRTGLPEAPPV comes from the coding sequence GTGACGCATTACATCTATCTCGTCCGTCACGGCGAGCATCAGGATGCCGAGCACGGACTCATCGACGGACCGCTCTCGCCGCGCGGCCGACGTCAGGCCGAGCTGCTGGCTGACCGGCTCTCCGGCGTGCCGTTCGACGCGGTGTGGCACTCGCCGCTCGTCCGTGCCGCCGAGACCGCACGGACCGTGGCGGAACGGTTGCCCGCGATCTCTCCCGAGCCGTCCGCCCTTCTGTTCGACTGCGTCCCGACCGGGATGACGCCGGAGACGCCGGCAGCGTTCGAGCCGTTCTTCGGCAGTGTGACCGAAGCGGAGGTGGACGCCGGACGCGCGCAGATGGCCGACGCGCTCGCGGCCTATCTCGTGCGAAAGACGGGGGACGTCCACGAACTGCTCATCACCCACAACACCGTCATCGGGTGGTTCGTGCGTGAGGTCCTGGATGCCCCGGAGTGGCGCTGGATGACCCTGAACCAGGCGAACTGCGGGCTGACCGTCATCGCCCAGCGTCCGGGGCGGCCGTGGGTGCTCATCTCCCACAACGACCTGTCGCACCTCCCGTTCGAATTGCGGACGGGCCTTCCAGAGGCACCGCCGGTCTGA